From one Bacteroidia bacterium genomic stretch:
- a CDS encoding acyl-CoA carboxylase subunit beta — protein sequence MKNKDLVAKSENPVQKLEELREKARLGGGKERIKAQHNKGKLTARERVHFLLDEGSFQEIGAMVMHRAKDFGMEEQKVLGDGVVTGYGKIHGRLVYVFSQDFTVFGGSLSETHAEKICKIMDLAMKNGAPVIGLNDSGGARIQEGVVSLAGYADIFFRNTRASGVVPQISAIMGPCAGGAVYSPAITDFILMVEKTSYMFVTGPNVVKTVTHEQVSSEELGGAMAHASKSGVTHFACKNELECLENIRRLLGYMPQNCEGDAPSLPYEEQGEEKRPELNDIIPNNPNQPYDIRDVINGSIDKDSFMEVHENYAENIVVGFARMGGRSIGIVANQPAFLAGVLDNDSSIKGARFVRFCDCFNIPLLVFEDVPGFLPGTDQEWNGIIKNGAKLLYAFSEATVPRITVITRKAYGGAYDVMNSKHIGADLNFAWPTAEIAVMGPKGAAEIIFKREIAAAEDPETRLQEKVDEYTLMFANPYKAAERGFIDEVIKPEETRIRLIRGFEMLENKVDNLPRKKHGNIPL from the coding sequence ATGAAAAACAAAGATCTTGTGGCTAAGTCCGAAAACCCTGTTCAAAAGCTGGAGGAACTACGCGAGAAAGCCAGGCTTGGCGGTGGCAAAGAGCGCATTAAAGCCCAGCATAACAAAGGAAAGCTCACAGCCCGCGAACGGGTTCATTTCCTGTTGGACGAAGGTTCATTCCAGGAGATTGGCGCAATGGTAATGCACCGGGCAAAGGACTTTGGTATGGAGGAGCAGAAAGTACTTGGCGATGGTGTAGTGACAGGCTACGGCAAAATTCATGGCCGCCTGGTCTATGTCTTTTCTCAGGACTTTACAGTATTTGGCGGCTCACTTTCTGAGACGCATGCGGAGAAGATCTGCAAGATCATGGACCTGGCGATGAAGAATGGTGCCCCCGTCATTGGCCTGAATGATTCCGGGGGTGCGCGCATACAGGAAGGCGTGGTTTCACTTGCCGGGTACGCTGACATCTTTTTCCGGAATACACGTGCTTCAGGCGTGGTGCCGCAAATTTCAGCCATTATGGGTCCTTGCGCAGGCGGAGCGGTATATTCTCCCGCCATCACAGATTTTATTCTCATGGTGGAAAAAACAAGCTACATGTTCGTAACGGGACCTAATGTCGTAAAAACCGTTACGCATGAGCAGGTGAGTTCCGAAGAACTGGGGGGTGCAATGGCCCACGCATCCAAAAGCGGTGTAACGCATTTTGCCTGTAAAAACGAGCTGGAATGCCTGGAAAACATCCGCAGGCTCCTAGGCTATATGCCCCAAAATTGTGAGGGCGATGCGCCATCACTCCCTTACGAAGAGCAGGGCGAAGAAAAACGACCTGAGTTGAACGACATTATTCCTAACAATCCTAATCAGCCTTACGATATACGCGATGTGATAAATGGCAGCATTGACAAGGATTCGTTTATGGAAGTGCATGAAAATTATGCAGAAAATATTGTGGTAGGTTTTGCCCGTATGGGAGGCAGAAGCATCGGGATAGTGGCCAATCAGCCGGCTTTTCTTGCGGGCGTGCTGGACAATGATTCTTCCATTAAGGGAGCGCGGTTTGTGCGCTTCTGCGATTGCTTCAACATTCCTTTGCTAGTATTCGAGGATGTACCGGGTTTCCTGCCTGGTACAGATCAGGAGTGGAATGGAATTATAAAGAATGGTGCGAAGTTGCTCTATGCATTTTCTGAAGCCACCGTTCCCCGCATTACCGTGATTACCCGCAAAGCTTATGGCGGAGCTTATGACGTGATGAACAGCAAGCACATCGGGGCCGACCTGAACTTTGCCTGGCCCACAGCCGAGATTGCCGTAATGGGCCCCAAAGGCGCAGCGGAAATAATCTTTAAGCGCGAAATCGCTGCGGCTGAAGATCCGGAAACCCGCCTACAGGAAAAGGTAGACGAGTATACGCTGATGTTCGCCAATCCGTACAAAGCGGCTGAACGCGGATTTATTGATGAGGTTATTAAACCGGAGGAAACGCGCATCCGCCTTATCCGTGGTTTTGAGATGCTGGAAAACAAGGTGGATAACCTGCCGCGGAAGAAGCATGGGAATATTCCGTTGTGA
- a CDS encoding M20/M25/M40 family metallo-hydrolase has product MKYISILLICFCTVALSCSFAQNQVPSISELTATVDHQQKVVNIHYNVEDQESDPLEVNLKISLDDGKTFFISAQNVSGHIGFPVTPGTDKMIVWEYPDSITDFSEYMVLLEATDRKSVDIQELADQVDSLQLYSNVEFMQGIRHLTAGALLLQTTRDSVYNRFARYGLLPWIHHFEDSGLPGQNITGKIPGILDEEITIILDAHYDGVSHSPGADDNASGVAGMLECARILAKYNFDRSIRFIAFDLEEEGLIGSDKYVESGGILPGENIFGVLNFEMIGYKNERPNSQSVPAGFNVLFPDAYAELQADNFRGNFIASIANSNSRSLNDSFRTNAQKFVPQLKVIDLVLPGDGSIAPDFRRSDHASFWDAGYKAIMITDGGNFRNPNYHSATDVIDSLDFTFMTNVVKATVATAAALAGPRHSDAKVAAIQDPLGRRGDEWNCELFAEAQRGRNSMRLSFNKKCLPGMLKVEMVDHAGRFVLKQENLKGAPVMQVSLNNPLSSGIYILKVQNEDGRILSKKIWVP; this is encoded by the coding sequence ATGAAGTATATCTCAATTTTACTCATCTGCTTTTGTACGGTGGCCCTGAGTTGTTCATTTGCGCAAAACCAGGTGCCGTCCATCAGTGAACTGACGGCTACAGTTGATCATCAGCAGAAAGTTGTGAATATTCATTATAACGTGGAGGATCAGGAATCCGATCCGCTTGAGGTAAACCTGAAAATTTCCTTAGATGATGGAAAGACCTTTTTCATCTCTGCTCAAAATGTTTCAGGGCACATAGGCTTTCCGGTAACGCCCGGGACGGACAAAATGATAGTTTGGGAATACCCGGATTCAATTACAGATTTTTCTGAATATATGGTTTTACTCGAAGCTACTGACCGCAAATCCGTTGATATACAGGAATTGGCAGATCAGGTAGACAGCCTTCAACTTTATTCTAATGTGGAATTTATGCAAGGCATCCGGCACCTGACGGCAGGCGCGCTGCTTTTGCAAACTACCCGTGATTCTGTGTACAACAGATTTGCGCGATATGGACTATTGCCCTGGATACATCACTTCGAGGATTCAGGATTGCCAGGCCAGAATATAACCGGAAAAATTCCAGGTATCCTGGATGAGGAGATCACGATTATTCTTGATGCACACTACGATGGGGTTTCGCATTCGCCAGGTGCGGATGACAATGCTTCTGGAGTGGCGGGAATGCTTGAATGCGCAAGGATTCTTGCAAAATACAATTTTGATCGCAGCATCCGATTCATTGCCTTCGACCTGGAGGAGGAAGGATTAATTGGCAGCGACAAATACGTTGAAAGTGGTGGGATTTTACCTGGGGAAAATATTTTCGGTGTGCTGAATTTTGAGATGATAGGATACAAGAATGAGAGGCCCAATTCCCAATCAGTACCTGCCGGATTCAACGTGCTTTTCCCTGATGCCTATGCAGAGCTGCAGGCTGACAACTTTCGTGGAAATTTCATAGCATCAATAGCCAATTCAAATTCCCGTTCGCTGAATGATTCATTTCGTACAAATGCCCAGAAGTTTGTTCCGCAACTTAAGGTAATTGATTTAGTCTTGCCTGGTGATGGATCTATCGCTCCTGATTTCCGCAGAAGCGACCATGCCAGCTTTTGGGATGCCGGCTACAAAGCGATAATGATTACAGATGGCGGCAACTTTAGAAATCCCAATTATCATTCAGCCACGGATGTTATTGATTCTCTTGATTTTACTTTTATGACCAACGTGGTAAAGGCTACCGTTGCCACAGCCGCAGCACTTGCCGGCCCGCGCCACAGCGATGCAAAAGTTGCGGCTATTCAGGATCCGCTGGGCAGGAGAGGCGATGAATGGAACTGCGAATTATTTGCGGAAGCGCAGCGCGGAAGAAATTCGATGAGGCTTTCATTTAATAAAAAATGCCTTCCAGGGATGCTAAAGGTGGAAATGGTGGACCATGCCGGCCGCTTTGTTCTGAAACAGGAAAATTTGAAAGGAGCACCGGTCATGCAAGTTTCGCTGAATAATCCGCTCAGTTCAGGTATTTATATCCTGAAGGTTCAAAATGAAGATGGAAGGATCTTATCTAAAAAGATATGGGTGCCTTAG